The bacterium nucleotide sequence TAATTTTAAGCCTTGCTATCTCATCCCTTGTCTTCTCTCCAATTGCAGCAATCTTTGGCCCATAAAAACCCCTTATATCATCTAATTTTTCAAAAAAAAGCCTGACGCCATTGGTTGATGTAAAGACAAGCCAATCGTAGCTATTTATTTTTTCCAGGATATAAGGAAGGGCAGGGTCATTATAAGGAACAATGGATATTATGGGAAATTTTATAACCTCTGCACCTTTATCAAAAAGGATTTTGGAAAGATTATCTATCTGGCCTTCTGGTCTTAATACAAGAATTTTCTTTCCAAACAAAGGCTTTTTTTCAAACCATGCCATCTTTTCTCTCAATTTAACAACATCGCCGATTACAATAACGCCTGGGGGCGTAATATTATTTTCAGAAACAAGCCTTCCTATTTCCTGCAATTCTCCTGTTATTGTTTGCTGATATGGAAGAGAGCCCCATCTTATAACAGAGGTTGGTGTTTTTGGGTCTTTTCCTGCCTCTATAAGGGCTTTTGTAATCTCGGTAATCCTTTCAATGCCCATAAGAATAATAAGGGTTCCCTGTCCTTTTGCAAGTTCCTTCCAGCTAATTTTGTCGTCATCTTTTCTATGTCCTGTTATTATTGTTAAGGAAGAGGCATAATCCCTGTGGGTTATTGAAATCCCAGCATAAAGAGGGCAGGCAAGGGATGATGATATGCCAGAGATTATCTCAACATCAATCCCTTTTTCCATAAGATATAATGCCTCCTCTCCTCCCCGACCAAAGAGAAATGGGTCTCCTCCCTTAAGCCTTGC carries:
- the cobA gene encoding uroporphyrinogen-III C-methyltransferase; this translates as MSDIWENQLLFNITCCKIVYMGNGKVYLIGAGPGDPGLLTIKAKDAIAKCDIILYDCLVSEEIIETLPDNKNLLCVGKMGASHIMEQDEINSLIYNLASDGQIIARLKGGDPFLFGRGGEEALYLMEKGIDVEIISGISSSLACPLYAGISITHRDYASSLTIITGHRKDDDKISWKELAKGQGTLIILMGIERITEITKALIEAGKDPKTPTSVIRWGSLPYQQTITGELQEIGRLVSENNITPPGVIVIGDVVKLREKMAWFEKKPLFGKKILVLRPEGQIDNLSKILFDKGAEVIKFPIISIVPYNDPALPYILEKINSYDWLVFTSTNGVRLFFEKLDDIRGFYGPKIAAIGEKTRDEIARLKIKVDIMPETYQQEALLDMLLKEGIKDKKVLVIRSKEGRDILISGISRNGASVNTLILYEAKPTEKDPNPIKSIIQNNEIDAICFTSPSCVSSFLKLIGIFDAKIASIGPITSKALMDNGISVDIVASTFTDEGLVDAICGYYKNEHKRTI